The Tigriopus californicus strain San Diego chromosome 5, Tcal_SD_v2.1, whole genome shotgun sequence genome includes a region encoding these proteins:
- the LOC131880306 gene encoding pro-corazonin-like isoform X1, with product MSKSSASNFIVILVLAMVVSQCVSQTFHYSHGWTNGKRSGPPPSLGSNSFRPESPYKSEQLLQLLNEVEPLKPVNIESPLILLPVSNGGQMASYKLYTMDANKLLTENEN from the exons ATGAGTAAGTCCAGCGCGTCAAACTTCATTGTGATCTTGGTTTTGGCTATGGTCGTGAGCCAGTGCGTGTCTCAGACCTTTCACTACAGTCATGGTTGGACCAATGGGAAGCGAAGTGGACCGCCACCCTCCTTGGGGTCCAACTCATTCCGCCCGGAGAGTCCTTATAAATCCGAG cAGCTCCTTCAGTTGTTAAATGAAGTGGAACCCTTGAAACCTGTCAATATTGAAAGTCCATTGATTCTTCTCCCGGTGTCCAATGGAGGTCAAATGGCCTCGTACAAACTTTATACG ATGGACGCTAACAAGTTACTGACCGAGAACGAGAATTAA
- the LOC131880306 gene encoding pro-corazonin-like isoform X2, with protein sequence MSKSSASNFIVILVLAMVVSQCVSQTFHYSHGWTNGKRSGPPPSLGSNSFRPESPYKSELLQLLNEVEPLKPVNIESPLILLPVSNGGQMASYKLYTMDANKLLTENEN encoded by the exons ATGAGTAAGTCCAGCGCGTCAAACTTCATTGTGATCTTGGTTTTGGCTATGGTCGTGAGCCAGTGCGTGTCTCAGACCTTTCACTACAGTCATGGTTGGACCAATGGGAAGCGAAGTGGACCGCCACCCTCCTTGGGGTCCAACTCATTCCGCCCGGAGAGTCCTTATAAATCCGAG CTCCTTCAGTTGTTAAATGAAGTGGAACCCTTGAAACCTGTCAATATTGAAAGTCCATTGATTCTTCTCCCGGTGTCCAATGGAGGTCAAATGGCCTCGTACAAACTTTATACG ATGGACGCTAACAAGTTACTGACCGAGAACGAGAATTAA
- the LOC131880751 gene encoding alpha-(1,3)-fucosyltransferase C-like, giving the protein MCKILLKSSSRGLSVFHLVNAVHHVPEEDRCTVQQTIFSDPSSSGEKNETALQNEIQPENEILDLSILRNRIKNSSHVDQDIGVNIDEFLESVRKEDLRWNSPAQDKEQYDKRPLKYILYWNEAYGSTEYGFCCGQEPLYKIRCPNTNCYFTNNRTLFGEDQDQFDAILFHQRSLMDTDLPKKRSPHQRYIMFMLESAQYNMGFESLKWNSFFNWTMTYRRDSDIPFPYGEIAINPTSSLPFAEGSAELDSWIQTFGASHSHLAKGRTKKVAWFVSNCDTQSNREKFVTALATHIQVDIFGQCGPKRCPRSSNEDCWEMVEKDYKFYLAFENSICVDYVTEKFFNSISHQVIPVVLGGADYSGMAPKKSFISVHDLDNNPARLAKYLKKLDENDDLYAEYFWWKEFYKVKKADEDRIRAFCNICQKLHDPKQGENIYSDLNEWWDHKSKCRRARVKL; this is encoded by the exons ATGTGCAAGATCCTCTTGAAATCGAGTAGCAGAGGGTTGAGTGTTTTTCATTTGGTGAATGCGGTGCAC CATGTCCCGGAAGAAGACcgatgtacggtacagcagacaATCTTTTCTGATCCTTCGAGTTcgggagaaaaaaatgagactgctttacaaaatgaaattcaaccaGAGAACGAAATCCTCGATTTATCCATTTTGCGGAATCGTATTAAGAATTCGAGTCATGTGGATCAAGACATTGGAGTGAACATTGATGAATTTCTGGAAAGTGTTCGGAAAGAGGATCTCCGTTGGAATTCCCCCGCTCAAGATAAAG AGCAATATGATAAAAGACCCTTAAAGTACATCCTGTACTGGAACGAGGCCTATGGGAGCACGGAATACGGGTTTTGTTGTGGCCAAGAGCCATTGTATAAGATCCGGTGCCCGAACACCAATTGTTACTTCACCAATAATCGTACTCTCTTCGGGGAGGATCAGGATCAATTCGATGCCATTCTGTTCCATCAACGATCCCTCATGGATACAGATCTGCCCAAAAAGCGATCACCACATCAGCGTTACATTATGTTCATGTTAGAATCCGCTCAGTACAACATGGGGTTCGAAAG TCTCAAGTGGAATAGTTTCTTCAATTGGACCATGACCTACCGCCGAGATTCAGATATTCCATTTCCATATGGAGAGATTGCGATCAATCCGACAAGTTCCTTGCCTTTTGCCGAAGGATCTGCGGAATTAGATTCTTGGATCCAAACATTCGGAGCGTCCCACTCTCATTTGGCCAAAGGACGAACCAAAAAGGTGGCCTGGTTTGTGTCCAATTGTGATACCCAAAGTAATCGGGAAAAATTTGTCACGGCCTTGGCCACGCATATTCAG GttgacatttttggccaatgtgGTCCCAAGAGGTGCCCTCGGTCCTCCAACGAAGATTGTTGGGAAATGGTCGAAAAGGACTACAAGTTCTATCTGGCCTTCGAGAACTCGATTTGTGTGGACTACGTCACGGAAAAATTCTTCAATTCCATCAGTCATCAAGTCATCCCTGTGGTCTTGGGCGGGGCCGATTACTCTGGAATGGCCCCGAAGAAATCCTTCATCAGTGTCCATGATTTGGACAACAACCCGGCGAGATTGGCCAAGTATCTCAAAAAATTAGACGAGAACGACGATTTGTATGCGGAATATTTCTGGTGGAAGGAGTTCTACAAAGTCAAGAAGGCTGACGAGGACAGAATTCGAGCCTTCTGTAATATTTGTCAGAAGCTCCATGATCCAAAACAAGGAGAAAACATCTATTCTGATCTGAATGAGTGGTGGGACCACAAATCCAAATGTCGGCGAGCCCGTGTAAAACTGTGA
- the LOC131880600 gene encoding protein unc-79 homolog, translated as MGTRAAAFTAKIKALQEAQMRLLQSQTPSGPNLNAPTGLELATTLKWFSTTLLNVLKDVPGQPLLMMKSKETDPERMALYPSLDYKGLYSSLLNFIDLIEFIPQGLYDFGKAYLNSICVLIPFLERELIDTLPYTVVGLFTVLPLSLSQDIVNVVCYHLIPFTISTKRPKDNVPLTHDMDADLENYASKSAGAILLMVFQYAKDNTALHRQITEALMTVKEDLVKDLFLVIAHGTPSSRMNAVNLLFYYWPSLNPTLYDLKAIIHKFNNSETWSPPFCSAPDCAGKGQALAVNICLDHTICLSHHPDRPPPAFYCRDCFLTIQRLVDRKDIAPMFQEINHPLQQVAVTCDNQKCKSMDKTAVAICFSQDCSSFHCTNNRPTRYCNQCNKINHQSRLTMDHIIHSKISSPWDMEQEIQNYFVKAVISLLQEAKPFGSNKEFEDAHRRTMQALDDSGEDIEDETALNERRLLSRYGVWLLVGLGTPTTDTCLATFGHMLSMLFQWFNATAYLPNDKTGSTLEKLKSEYIPEWLRKVYKSYPDVFVSCLLPNPPDYVKIGGHWDVVMPKIDHIREGLNSVFCLVPYDVITLEVWEKLMSHWMEVINKEVSKEEIVELKSIFCKIFDPDMSPLGFDAKEMYHFISKRFVKTSADVQQQALQWLQRLCLMNIHIPLEILFEMLNHGIDTLILDGKDIDENAPALLVENPTEYLTEESIATEPRPQSPGVLEEEPELVEKDPSLVSKEELNLMCYNLMIDVLSCQMELQDVELHIGLNGPCVNDILSLINRILATPWMEDINKCLTDSLDMDDLAEDEELGIRVVEELLTDLLQLIHVTIKNVIPLDVNDDSDEDMAEPSNFTVNSGADLDPRAASAMKKGPGLGQFMAVLTTMQSSAEKVKEVDDSSSVSSQEENEEPFELHIDDYAIPLQVVYHLLLRNTEIADPDMRFYLMDSVRLLSLNADVLQSAARKQKRLIHYCQEPLLTGVMWQILDASHSQVAHACVPLLLHATSLPGGADILWKSLDEDFNNEDWRTRFAAVEKISLILRFVEDKPIKKSHLLRSVLSHAFCCLIASTDDVNVHVSQKAILQLGTVHDTAIQLLLWCLENQFDTVPIDRPVILKRLNQLFNTMLDRHILSWVFFANRFDVIIGEIQAINDHKSETCIQRSGSTAASKRNSAMVAVATANPAVPSSFTSLRNRLQKPSENSNQVKSLASSLKYPYKRTVSAPAGMGLSTASKLFLQKQNFRTCAQGTYSRHQSVPLMLKTKHGKVMNDSGFTLNKQPSSAAMMGEESEYINVAAKTLDLDEIDKETLHLLVFLFTQFLSYSDYAKFPEEKQTKAHAATRCFQSLFSLIGYNEAERRFQVMPHKIRSTPTVNAFIANLPQVLDYNFEMGKKILLNSILILQKIPFPPRHASSWQNQTLMQESMLYQGCGFSLWYLEPSLRRNWLTAAMVIFYKYDFNCDTIIGEKTSGLVKIIIHTLAAHAHTCDRLDKPSFGMSARSRDLSQLSVADTSDNQGDTDTVCDPDTDFIIPFEDTLVGAEPEEKDVAENANTEKKKNKDNNSNKSLDEIDGARASTPAISPNKPGTKHSKPLSSLEMIRVEQGQGDKPPSSSEVRTPMANLFGFLPRPSGHQKAPTPSTHQITSEGLPAGWAMQLMSSGRTLFIDNTNQLTTWIDPRTGRPAEVKEHPHQHHFPTFESPPSPLSLMDVITVGNPINVDKEASNAPKPEIEAEPLKEPQEERLLPVGQHPPLKRYDRQNSRERIIDRVWQVFGSDPSHMESVPLIGETLSTDKIQVVASIHKQDSLCSDTGANDPSIETYIGTITHIRNGLASNNEGNQETNPLLQTEAKARQPITQAVENEGNKVAVPSASGTTLGATGSIPKETVPRKSSLKVKKQANNVDKQEGKVEIATNPSNKPKFKKRRRHGTSTLPETQVLEVNSKSSSICGGKARENSSSSLLAGHRDNPLLMKQSALRTGEESIVDRCSHCGAIKEEYTEEDIGLCIINLSTFISRDPALAAPLLPEILLVVSRIARTTQYSWELDSTAYIPGNSRSIARQFFRCVLHQLSTNGLFSKLFMMEMSETGRFKFFGTLVSCLIDFTELNPSFPLAQFMVEMSERKAVTILDFTLCLPNMVSYLKSVQFEQASNWSAVFAPCDLFFRRLWSVTGQQHMLTRPTTLTSTSAMTPGGLSAANMAKESNKAKAESSVRVTQLPSIGSLFHVMTSVLRMPGVNGNRGVLEPICKLVSYALQTTALTFPQLLSICHHCNKGFIKEREKQLVTRTAVFELCQALKFKTCIPDSNFLLLTNLLLYDASGHITTGIDVETFPNLELDPHSVQVYNTAACDVMRNTLQDALDFLADVHTLSKVKNNARSHNKHTGLNEDTLGGMLKAALSQYVALEISKGNGRDGRTVNRYLPWLFNPPGNIATQGPREFLDCVSHIRLLSWLLLGAVNYTLRSSMNEANLCQPVPLEASCHIADHIQVILAGFAEQSKTSVVHMCSLFHAFILCQLWTVYLEQTIVLMPSKDDTQTLASSILLDFWGKVTPGILQLVSHSKVLAEMVNLHFLSLMEALMECHSTVLVKLMPAWTPVLFAYQSQLPDHVRVRLQAILDYKPSETTLNEQITTNTILVKWLQRLQFKMGQIEMQASNVTQFFTV; from the coding sequence ATGGGGACACGGGCAGCCGCCTTCACGGCTAAGATCAAGGCCCTACAAGAGGCTCAAATGCGGCTCCTTCAAAGTCAGACGCCGAGTGGTCCGAACTTGAATGCCCCCACGGGATTGGAATTGGCCACcactttgaaatggttttccaCCACATTGCTGAATGTCCTCAAGGATGTGCCAGGACAGCCTCTTCTCATGATGAAGAGCAAAGAGACCGATCCAGAACGCATGGCTCTCTATCCCAGCCTAGATTATAAGGGGCTCTACTCGTCCCTGTTGAATTTCATCGACCTCATTGAGTTCATACCCCAAGGCCTCTACGACTTTGGCAAGGCTTATTTGAACTCGATTTGTGTTCTGATTCCATTCTTGGAAAGGGAACTCATTGACACTTTGCCCTACACTGTGGTAGGCCTTTTCACGGTCTTACCCCTGTCCTTAAGCCAAGACATTGTGAACGTCGTTTGCTATCATCTAATTCCATTCACCATTTCCACCAAACGTCCCAAAGATAATGTTCCACTTACTCATGATATGGACGCAGATCTGGAGAACTATGCATCCAAATCTGCAGGTGCTATTCTCTTGATGGTTTTCCAATACGCCAAAGACAACACAGCCCTTCATCGTCAAATTACTGAAGCCCTCATGACGGTCAAAGAAGACCTTGTTAAGGATTTGTTCCTAGTGATCGCCCATGGAACACCTTCTTCCAGGATGAATGCAGTCAATCTGCTCTTTTATTACTGGCCAAGTCTAAACCCGACACTCTACGATCTCAAAGCAATCATTCACAAGTTCAACAACTCTGAAACGTGGTCCCCCCCGTTTTGCAGTGCGCCCGATTGCGCAGGAAAAGGACAGGCTTTGGCGGTAAATATCTGTCTGGATCACACCATTTGCCTCTCACATCACCCAGATCGACCTCCGCCAGCTTTTTATTGCCGGGATTGCTTCCTGACGATCCAAAGGTTGGTCGACCGAAAAGATATCGCTCCCATGTTCCAAGAGATCAATCATCCTTTACAACAAGTGGCTGTGACCTGTGACAACCAAAAATGCAAGTCTATGGATAAGACCGCCGTGGCCATTTGCTTCTCCCAAGATTGTTCCAGTTTCCATTGTACAAACAATAGGCCCACTCGATATTGTAATCAATGCAACAAGATCAATCACCAATCTCGTCTCACCATGGATCACATCATCCACTCCAAGATCTCGTCTCCTTGGGATATGGAGCAGGAAATCCAAAACTATTTCGTCAAGGCTGTCATTAGTTTACTCCAAGAGGCCAAACCCTTTGGATCGAACAAAGAGTTTGAAGACGCTCATCGCCGAACGATGCAAGCTTTGGATGATAGTGGTGAGGACATTGAGGACGAAACCGCTCTCAATGAAAGACGCCTTCTTTCAAGGTATGGGGTGTGGCTTTTGGTTGGCCTGGGAACGCCAACAACTGACACGTGCTTGGCAACGTTTGGTCACATGCTGtccatgttgttccaatggtTTAATGCCACAGCGTATTTGCCTAACGACAAAACTGGATCCACTTTGGAGAAACTAAAGTCAGAGTACATTCCGGAGTGGTTGCGTAAGGTCTACAAGAGCTACCCGGACGTGTTTGTCTCGTGCCTACTTCCAAATCCTCCTGATTATGTGAAAATCGGAGGTCACTGGGATGTGGTTATGCCTAAGATTGACCATATCAGAGAAGGCTTGAATAGCGTCTTTTGTCTAGTCCCCTATGATGTGATTACGTTGGAGGTGTGGGAAAAGCTCATGTCGCATTGGATGGAAGTGATTAATAAGGAAGTGTCCAAGGAGGAAATTGTTGAGCTGAAGAGCATTTTCTGCAAGATATTTGATCCTGATATGAGTCCCCTTGGGTTTGACGCCAAAGAAATGTACCACTTCATATCCAAACGATTCGTCAAGACCAGTGCTGATGTGCAACAACAAGCCCTTCAATGGCTCCAGCGATTGTGTCTGATGAATATTCATATTCCCTTGGAAATTCTCTTTGAAATGTTGAACCATGGTATCGATACTCTCATCTTGGACGGGAAAGACATCGATGAGAATGCGCCCGCCCTTTTAGTCGAGAACCCCACCGAGTATCTCACAGAAGAGAGCATCGCCACCGAGCCAAGGCCACAATCTCCAGGAGTTCTTGAGGAGGAACCTGAACTGGTGGAAAAAGATCCAAGTCTGGTATCCAAGGAGGAGTTGAACTTGATGTGCTACAACCTTATGATTGATGTTCTCTCCTGCCAAATGGAGCTCCAGGATGTGGAATTGCACATTGGACTGAATGGCCCGTGTGTCAATGACATCTTAAGCCTAATCAATCGCATACTCGCCACTCCGTGGATGGAGGACATCAACAAGTGCCTCACAGACAGCTTGGATATGGACGACTTAGCAGAAGACGAGGAATTAGGCATTAGAGTAGTGGAAGAGCTCTTGACAGATCTCTTGCAACTCATACATGTGACCATCAAGAACGTCATTCCGTTGGATGTAAATGACGATTCTGATGAGGACATGGCCGAACCCTCGAATTTCACCGTTAACAGTGGGGCCGATTTGGACCCTCGAGCGGCAAGTGCCATGAAAAAGGGACCTGGATTAGGCCAATTCATGGCTGTTTTGACCACCATGCAATCTTCAGCTGAAAAAGTGAAGGAGGTGGACGATTCCTCCTCCGTCTCATcccaagaggaaaatgaagaacCCTTTGAGTTGCATATTGATGACTACGCGATACCACTTCAAGTTGTCTACCATTTGCTGTTGAGGAACACGGAGATTGCAGATCCAGACATGAGGTTCTATCTCATGGATTCGGTTCGATTGCTCTCACTCAATGCCGATGTTTTACAATCAGCCGCTCGAAAGCAAAAGAGACTTATTCACTATTGTCAAGAGCCTTTACTTACAGGCGTCATGTGGCAAATCTTGGATGCATCCCACTCTCAAGTGGCTCATGCGTGTGTTCCATTGCTGTTGCACGCCACGTCTTTGCCGGGTGGAGCTGATATCCTTTGGAAAAGCCTGGACGAGGATTTCAACAACGAGGATTGGAGAACCCGTTTTGCTGCTGTGGAGAAAATCAGCCTCATTCTGAGGTTTGTCGAGGATAAGCCCATCAAGAAGAGCCATTTGTTGCGATCAGTTTTGTCCCACGCGTTTTGCTGCCTCATAGCCAGTACAGATGATGTGAATGTCCATGTGTCTCAAAAAGCCATCCTCCAATTAGGAACTGTTCACGATACGGCCATTCAACTTTTGTTGTGGTGTCTTGAGAATCAATTTGACACTGTTCCAATCGATCGTCCAGTGATTTTGAAGCGGCTCAATCAGCTATTCAACACAATGTTAGACCGGCATATACTATCCTGGGTGTTCTTTGCAAATCGTTTTGACGTCATTATTGGCGAAATTCAGGCCATCAATGACCACAAATCAGAGACTTGCATTCAACGATCAGGATCCACTGCCGCTTCAAAGAGAAACTCTGCAATGGTAGCCGTGGCCACCGCAAATCCAGCCGTACCCAGCTCCTTCACATCGCTTCGTAATCGGCTCCAAAAACCATCAGAGAATTCAAATCAGGTCAAGTCATTGGCATCCAGTTTGAAATATCCCTACAAGAGGACAGTGTCAGCACCGGCAGGAATGGGCTTATCCACTGCTTCCAAGCTATTTCTCCAGAAGCAAAATTTTCGCACTTGCGCTCAAGGCACGTATTCTCGTCATCAGTCGGTTCCGTTGATGTTGAAGACAAAGCATGGCAAAGTTATGAATGACTCGGGATTTACGCTGAACAAGCAACCCAGTAGTGCTGCTATGATGGGCGAGGAAAGCGAGTACATTAACGTGGCTGCCAAAACCCTGGATTTGGATGAAATCGACAAAGAAACACTTCATTTGTTGGTGTTTCTTTTCACCCAATTTTTGTCCTACTCGGATTACGCCAAATTTCCCGAAGAAAAGCAGACCAAGGCTCATGCAGCCACTCGATGCTTCCAGAGTCTCTTTTCTTTGATCGGTTATAATGAAGCTGAAAGGAGATTCCAAGTCATGCCGCACAAGATCAGATCTACGCCCACCGTCAATGCATTTATCGCGAATCTACCTCAAGTTTTGGATTACAATTTCGAAATGGGCAAGAAGATCCTCTTGAACTCGATTTTGATTCTGCAAAAGATCCCATTTCCTCCCCGACATGCTTCATCGTGGCAAAACCAAACCTTGATGCAAGAGAGTATGTTGTACCAGGGATGTGGATTCAGTCTTTGGTACTTGGAACCATCTCTGCGACGAAATTGGCTTACAGCTGCCATGGTAATCTTCTACAAATACGACTTCAATTGTGACACCATAATTGGGGAGAAAACGTCCGGGTTGGTAAAAATCATCATCCATACGTTGGCTGCACATGCTCATACATGTGACCGATTGGACAAGCCATCCTTCGGCATGTCGGCTAGGTCTAGAGATCTCAGTCAGTTGTCAGTGGCAGACACTTCGGACAATCAAGGAGACACCGATACAGTTTGTGACCCTGACACTGACTTTATCATTCCCTTTGAAGACACTTTGGTTGGAGCAGAACCAGAGGAAAAAGACGTTGCCGAGAATGCAAATacagagaagaaaaagaacaaagacaacaacagcaacaagtCTTTGGATGAAATCGATGGTGCAAGGGCATCAACCCCCGCTATAAGTCCAAATAAACCAGGGACGAAGCATTCCAAGCCATTAAGTAGCTTGGAAATGATCCGCGTAGAGCAGGGACAGGGAGACAAGCCCCCAAGCAGCAGTGAGGTTCGTACTCCAATGGCTaatctttttggttttttacCTCGACCTTCGGGTCACCAAAAGGCCCCAACTCCGAGCACCCATCAAATCACAAGTGAGGGATTACCTGCTGGATGGGCAATGCAGCTTATGAGTAGCGGCCGGACACTATTCATTGATAACACCAACCAATTGACTACTTGGATTGATCCCAGAACCGGACGACCAGCCGAGGTCAAGGAACATCCGCACCAACATCACTTCCCTACATTTGAatcccctccctctcctttgTCTCTCATGGATGTGATCACAGTAGGCAATCCAATTAACGTGGACAAAGAAGCCAGCAATGCACCAAAGCCAGAGATCGAAGCTGAGCCTTTGAAAGAACCTCAGGAGGAAAGGCTTCTCCCTGTTGGACAGCATCCACCTTTGAAAAGATATGATCGACAAAACAGCCGCGAACGAATCATTGATCGAGTTTGGCAAGTCTTTGGGTCTGATCCAAGTCACATGGAGTCCGTTCCCCTGATTGGAGAGACGTTGTCAACCGACAAGATTCAAGTGGTGGCGAGTATTCACAAGCAGGACTCGTTGTGCTCCGACACCGGGGCAAATGATCCTTCAATTGAAACCTATATTGGCACGATCACGCATATTCGTAACGGACTAGCCTCAAATAACGAGGGCAATCAGGAGACCAACCCACTTCTGCAAACCGAGGCAAAAGCCAGGCAACCCATAACCCAAGCTGTAGAAAACGAAGGAAACAAAGTGGCTGTGCCAAGTGCGTCAGGGACCACGCTAGGTGCAACTGGAAGCATTCCCAAGGAGACTGTTCCGAGAAAATCCTCTCTAAAGGTCAAGAAACAAGCAAACAATGTGGACAAGCAAGAAGGTAAAGTTGAAATAGCCACAAATCCAAGCAACAAGCCAAAGTTTAAAAAGAGGCGACGTCATGGGACATCCACTTTACCCGAGACTCAAGTCCTTGAGGTCAACAGTAAGAGTTCCAGCATTTGCGGAGGGAAAGCCCGTGAGAACTCATCCAGTTCATTACTTGCTGGACATCGGGACAATCCGTTACTCATGAAGCAAAGTGCTTTACGAACGGGAGAAGAGTCCATCGTCGATCGATGCTCTCATTGCGGAGCAATCAAGGAGGAATACACCGAGGAAGACATTGGTCTGTGTATCATCAACCTTAGCACCTTCATTAGCCGGGATCCGGCATTGGCAGCCCCGCTTTTGCCAGAGATTCTTTTGGTCGTGTCGCGGATTGCCAGGACCACACAGTATTCTTGGGAATTGGACAGCACCGCGTATATTCCCGGAAATAGCCGCAGTATTGCTCGCCAGTTTTTCCGTTGTGTGCTCCACCAACTCTCAACCAATGGGCTCTTCTCCAAGCTCTTCATGATGGAAATGAGCGAGACAGGCCGGTTTAAATTCTTTGGAACTCTGGTTTCTTGCCTCATTGACTTCACAGAGTTGAATCCGTCTTTTCCTCTGGCCCAATTCATGGTCGAGATGAGCGAAAGAAAGGCTGTCACAATTCTTGACTTCACACTTTGTCTTCCGAATATGGTGAGCTATCTAAAGAGCGTCCAATTCGAGCAGGCTAGCAATTGGTCGGCTGTGTTCGCCCCATGCGATCTCTTCTTCCGGCGCCTTTGGTCAGTCACGGGCCAACAACACATGCTTACTAGGCCAACGACCCTGACCAGCACTTCGGCCATGACCCCTGGTGGCCTGAGTGCTGCCAACATGGCCAAAGAGTCGAACAAAGCCAAAGCTGAGAGCTCAGTCAGAGTGACCCAACTACCCAGCATTGGATCGTTGTTCCATGTCATGACCAGCGTTTTACGCATGCCAGGAGTGAACGGGAACCGCGGAGTTTTGGAGCCTATTTGCAAACTAGTTAGCTATGCTCTCCAAACCACTGCATTGACATTCCCTCAACTCTTGAGCATTTGTCATCATTGTAACAAGGGCTTCAttaaggagagagagaaacagcTCGTTACCCGGACGGCTGTTTTTGAGCTCTGCCAAGCTCTAAAATTCAAGACTTGTATCCCAGATTCGAATTTCCTTCTGCTGACCAATTTGTTGCTGTACGATGCTAGTGGTCACATTACGACCGGAATTGACGTGGAAACGTTCCCAAATCTGGAGCTTGACCCTCATTCAGTACAAGTGTACAACACGGCCGCTTGCGATGTTATGAGAAACACCCTGCAGGATGCGTTGGATTTTCTGGCGGATGTTCACACTCTGAGCAAGGTCAAGAACAATGCCCGCAGTCACAACAAGCACACGGGGCTGAACGAGGACACCTTGGGCGGAATGCTGAAGGCCGCTTTGTCGCAATACGTGGCTTTGGAAATCAGTAAGGGCAACGGACGAGACGGTCGCACCGTCAACCGGTACTTGCCTTGGTTATTCAATCCGCCTGGAAACATTGCTACACAAGGACCAAGAGAGTTTTTGGATTGTGTCTCCCACATTAGACTTCTGTCTTGGTTGCTCTTGGGAGCAGTCAATTACACCTTGAGATCGTCCATGAATGAGGCCAATCTTTGTCAGCCTGTTCCTCTGGAGGCATCTTGCCACATTGCGGATCATATTCAGGTCATCTTAGCAGGATTTGCCGAGCAATCTAAAACTTCCGTGGTCCACATGTGTTCGTTGTTCCACGCCTTTATTCTTTGCCAGCTATGGACAGTTTATTTGGAACAAACCATAGTCCTGATGCCTTCCAAGGATGACACGCAAACCTTGGCTAGTAGCATTCTTCTCGACTTTTGGGGCAAAGTCACGCCAGGAATCCTTCAATTGGTTTCTCACTCTAAAGTTCTGGCAGAGATggtcaatttgcactttttgagcTTAATGGAAGCATTAATGGAATGTCATTCGACCGTGTTGGTCAAACTCATGCCGGCCTGGACACCAGTTCTCTTTGCTTATCAATCCCAACTACCGGACCATGTACGGGTGAGACTTCAAGCAATCCTTGACTACAAGCCATCTGAGACTACCTTGAACGAACAGATCACCACCAACACTATTCTAGTGAAATGGCTTCAAAGGCTTCAGTTTAAGATGGGTCAAATCGAGATGCAGGCGTCTAATGTGACGCAATTCTTCACGGTATAA
- the LOC131880601 gene encoding AKT-interacting protein-like, whose protein sequence is MVERFCFRSGSKMHPLPSHPSTGRSDTNEALEGGPQDQSTNSHGAPPGAPPGAKSFSRGSALRGSLRKMLPPVPDMDTQISLSAKMIDKRTSTPKGNHSYGPFFLEYSLLAEFNLLQKQRLPGLYVIPSHGSSLVWFGIIFIRQGIYQEGVFRFKVLIPENFPDGDCPKIMFDHSVFHPAVDPETNELNLKNTFPKWKRNIHHIWQILLYIRKVFYKIDPQEMKNVEACSLFVKDRNQFKDKVRACVLEWETRLYEVPETRDPHFLTFSPYNPEIHDSVRRQLASNHSEFSSLPVQDPYLDPNHGGDVSRARSNGFSFLDKGSLTVFSKNSL, encoded by the exons ATGGTTGAAAGATTCTGCTTCAG GTCTGGTTCAAAAATGCATCCCCTTCCTAGTCATCCCTCAACAGGAAGGTCGGATACTAATGAGGCTTTAGAGGGTGGGCCTCAAGACCAATCTACCAACAGCCATGGGGCGCCTCCTGGTGCGCCTCCTGGTGCCAAGTCATTTTCCAGAGGCTCGGCTCTCCGTGGGTCGTTGAGAAAGATGCTACCACCTGTGCCGGACATGGACACGCAAATCTCGTTGTCGGCCAAAATGATTGACAAACGAACCAGCACTCCCAAAGGAAACCATAGTTATGGGCCGTTTTTCTTAGAATATTCTCTTCTGGCCGAATTCAACTTACTGCAAAAGCAGCGATTGCCTGGCCTTTATGTCATCCCCTCGCACGGATCATCCCTCG TCTGGTTTGGAATTATCTTCATTCGGCAAGGGATTTATCAGGAAGGTGTGTTTAGGTTCAAAGTACTGATTCCTGAAAATTTTCCGGATGGAGATTGTCCC AAAATCATGTTTGACCATTCGGTTTTTCATCCGGCTGTGGATCCGGAGACAAAtgaattgaacttgaagaacACGTTCCCAAAGTGGAAGAGGAATATTCACCACATCTGGCAGATTTTGTTATACATCCGGAAAGTGTTTTACAAGATCGATcctcaagaaatgaaaaatgtggaaGCTTGCTCACT ATTTGTCAAAGATCGCAATCAATTCAAAGACAAAGTCAGAGCTTGTGTCTTGGAATGGGAAACCAGATTGTATGAAGTTCCAGAGACCAGAGATCCACATTTTCTCACGTTTTCACCTTACAACCCAGAGATCCACGATAGTGTTCGAAGACAATTGGCCTCTAATCATTCTGAA TTCTCATCGCTTCCGGTCCAAGATCCATACTTAGATCCAAACCACGGCGGAGATGTCAGTAGAGCCAGAAGTAATGGCTTCTCGTTTTTGGATAAAGGGAGTCTGACTGTATTTTCGAAGAACTcactttga